The Acinonyx jubatus isolate Ajub_Pintada_27869175 chromosome D1, VMU_Ajub_asm_v1.0, whole genome shotgun sequence genome includes a window with the following:
- the MRPL49 gene encoding 39S ribosomal protein L49, mitochondrial isoform X2, whose translation MAASLFRASLRGGRTGVQPGCGLRWLSQTQGPPDYPSFVESVDEYRFVERLLPPTRIPKPPKHEHYPTPSGWQPPRDPPPNLPYFVRRSRMHNIPVYKDVTHGNRQMTVIRKVEGDIWALQKDVEDFLSPLLGKTPVTQINEVTGTLRVKGYFDQQLKALLLEKGF comes from the exons ATGGCAGCGTCCTTGTTCCGAGCTTCGCTGAGGGGCGGGAGAACCGGCGTCCAGCCGGGCTGCGGGCTACGGTGGCTG AGCCAGACCCAGGGGCCTCCTGATTACCCCAGCTTTGTGGAGTCTGTGGATGAATACCGGTTTGTGGAGCGCCTGTTACCCCCTACCCGCATCCCGAAGCCCCCAAAGCATGAACATTATCCCACTCCTAGTGGCTGGCAGCCACCCAGAG ACCCCCCACCTAACCTGCCCTACTTCGTGAGGCGCTCTCGTATGCACAATATCCCTGTCTACAAGGACGTCACACATGGCAACCGCCAGATGACTGTGATCCGAAAGGTGGAGGGGGACATCTGG GCCCTGCAGAAGGATGTGGAAGATTTTCTGAGTCCACTGCTCGGGAAGACACCAGTCACCCAGATCAATGAGGTGACAGGTACCCTGCGGGTCAAGGGCTACTTTGACCAGCAGCTCAAGGCCTTGCTCCTGGAAAAGGGCTTCTGA
- the MRPL49 gene encoding 39S ribosomal protein L49, mitochondrial isoform X1, whose translation MAASLFRASLRGGRTGVQPGCGLRWLVRALSLESQTQGPPDYPSFVESVDEYRFVERLLPPTRIPKPPKHEHYPTPSGWQPPRDPPPNLPYFVRRSRMHNIPVYKDVTHGNRQMTVIRKVEGDIWALQKDVEDFLSPLLGKTPVTQINEVTGTLRVKGYFDQQLKALLLEKGF comes from the exons ATGGCAGCGTCCTTGTTCCGAGCTTCGCTGAGGGGCGGGAGAACCGGCGTCCAGCCGGGCTGCGGGCTACGGTGGCTGGTGAGGGCGCTgagcctggag AGCCAGACCCAGGGGCCTCCTGATTACCCCAGCTTTGTGGAGTCTGTGGATGAATACCGGTTTGTGGAGCGCCTGTTACCCCCTACCCGCATCCCGAAGCCCCCAAAGCATGAACATTATCCCACTCCTAGTGGCTGGCAGCCACCCAGAG ACCCCCCACCTAACCTGCCCTACTTCGTGAGGCGCTCTCGTATGCACAATATCCCTGTCTACAAGGACGTCACACATGGCAACCGCCAGATGACTGTGATCCGAAAGGTGGAGGGGGACATCTGG GCCCTGCAGAAGGATGTGGAAGATTTTCTGAGTCCACTGCTCGGGAAGACACCAGTCACCCAGATCAATGAGGTGACAGGTACCCTGCGGGTCAAGGGCTACTTTGACCAGCAGCTCAAGGCCTTGCTCCTGGAAAAGGGCTTCTGA
- the FAU gene encoding FAU ubiquitin-like and ribosomal protein S30, whose protein sequence is MQLFVRAQELHTLEVTGQETVAQIKAHVASLEGIAPEDQVVLLAGTPLEDEATLGQCGVEALTTLEVAGRMLGGKVHGSLARAGKVRGQTPKVAKQEKKKKKTGRAKRRMQYNRRFVNVVPTFGKKKGPNANS, encoded by the exons ATGCAGCTCTTTGTCCGCGCCCAGGAGCTACACACCCTCGAGGTGACCGGCCAGGAGACGGTCGCCCAGATCAAG GCTCACGTAGCCTCTCTGGAGGGCATCGCTCCAGAAGATCAAGTCGTGCTCCTGGCGGGCACGCCACTAGAAGATGAGGCTACCCTGGGTCAGTGTGGAGTGGAGGCTCTGACCACCCTGGAAGTAGCCGGCCGCATGCTTGGAG GTAAAGTCCATGGTTCCCTGGCCCGTGCTGGGAAAGTAAGAGGGCAGACTCCTAAG GTGGCCaagcaggaaaagaagaagaagaagaccggTCGTGCCAAGCGGCGGATGCAGTACAACCGGCGCTTTGTCAACGTTGTGCCCACCTTTGGGAAGAAGAAGGGCCCCAATGCCAACTCTTAA
- the ZNHIT2 gene encoding zinc finger HIT domain-containing protein 2: MEPAGPCGFCPAGQAQPARYTCPRCNVPYCSLRCYRAHGTCAEDFYRDQVLGELRGRSASPSRLASALRRLREQRETEDDPEDAGLRPGPAPGGLSGLWELLAPAEKAAFERLLSRGEAGRLLPPWRPWWWGRGAGPRLLEEMGDAAGGDPVGLEPTPARAPPEPVKEAAAEPFLGDTPEACAPTVPTRIPTLASLSRGPASPLVRFQLPNVLFAYAHALALYHGGGDDTLLSDFCATLLGVSGALGAQQVFASAEEALQAAARVLEAGEHPPGPLGTRGAMREAARILMGEGPANQKGYTLAALGHLARTLGQARRQAVATEERDRLYRARKKCQFLLAWTNENEVALTPLALDCARAHRAHAVAAEEVAALTGELERLWGGPLPPAPRILIEELPG, from the coding sequence ATGGAGCCGGCCGGGCCGTGCGGTTTTTGCCCGGCGGGGCAGGCCCAACCAGCGCGCTACACCTGCCCTCGCTGTAATGTGCCCTACTGCTCGCTGCGCTGCTACCGGGCGCACGGCACCTGCGCCGAAGACTTCTACCGGGACCAGGTGCTGGGGGAGCTCCGCGGCCGCAGCGCCTCGCCCAGCCGCCTGGCCAGCGCCCTGCGGCGTCTGCGTGAGCAACGCGAGACCGAGGACGACCCGGAGGACGCAGGCCTGAGGCCTGGCCCGGCGCCCGGCGGCCTCTCGGGGCTCTGGGAGCTCCTGGCCCCGGCCGAGAAGGCGGCCTTCGAGCGGCTGCTGAGCCGGGGCGAGGCCGGGCGGCTGCTGCCCCCATGGCGGCCGTGGTGGTGGGGACGCGGGGCCGGGCCGCGGCTCCTGGAGGAGATGGGCGATGCTGCGGGCGGTGACCCCGTGGGGCTGGAGCCCACCCCCGCGAGGGCGCCACCGGAACCCGTGAAGGAGGCCGCCGCCGAGCCATTTCTCGGAGACACCCCCGAGGCCTGCGCGCCCACCGTGCCCACCCGGATCCCCACGCTGGCCAGCCTGAGCCGTGGCCCGGCCTCGCCGCTCGTGCGCTTCCAGCTGCCCAACGTGCTGTTCGCCTACGCACACGCTCTTGCCTTGTATCACGGCGGCGGCGACGACACCCTGCTCTCCGACTTCTGTGCCACGCTGCTCGGCGTTTCCGGCGCCCTGGGTGCGCAGCAGGTCTTCGCCTCGGCCGAGGAAGCCCTGCAGGCTGCAGCCCGGGTGCTCGAAGCCGGCGAGCATCCTCCTGGGCCCCTGGGCACACGGGGCGCCATGCGCGAGGCCGCCCGCATCCTGATGGGCGAGGGCCCGGCCAACCAGAAAGGCTACACGCTGGcggcactggggcacctggcgcGGACCCTGGGCCAGGCCCGGAGGCAGGCTGTGGCTACCGAAGAGCGAGATCGCCTCTACCGGGCGCGGAAGAAGTGCCAGTTCCTGCTGGCTTGGACTAATGAAAATGAGGTGGCCCTCACGCCCCTGGCTCTAGACTGTGCCAGGGCCCACCGAGCCCACGCTGTGGCCGCCGAGGAGGTGGCAGCCCTCACTGGGGAGCTAGAGCGGCTTTGGGGAGGCCCCCTGCCACCTGCTCCAAGAATTCTCATTGAGGAACTCCCTGGCTGA
- the TM7SF2 gene encoding delta(14)-sterol reductase TM7SF2, with the protein MAYPQGSRAPLEFGGPLGAAALMVLLPATMFHLLLVARSGPARLLGPPPYLPGPDVLWSPRVLLLWLTWLGLQAALYLLPARKVAEGLELKDKSRLRYPINGFQALVLTALLVGLAVSAGLPLGALPEMLVPLAFAATLTAFIFSFLLYLKALGVPPSALAPGGTSGNPIYDFFLGRELNPRICSFDFKYFCELRPGLIGWVLINLALLMQEAELRGSPSLAMWLVNGFQLFYVGDALWHEEAVLTTMDITHDGFGFMLAFGDLAWVPFTYSLQAQFLLHHPQPLGLPMASAICLINALGYYIFRRANSQKNTFRKNPSDPRVAGLETIPTATGRQLLVSGWWGLVRHPNYLGDLIMALAWSLPCGVSHLLPYFYFLYFTALLVHREARDEQQCLQKYGLAWQEYCRRVPYRIVPYVY; encoded by the exons ATGGCCTATCCTCAGGGCTCCCGGGCTCCGCTGGAATTCGGGGGACCCCTGG GCGCCGCGGCGCTGATGGTGCTGCTCCCCGCCACCATGTTCCACCTGCTCCTGGTGGCCCGCTCGGGCCCGGCGCGCCTGCTGGGCCCACCCCCCTACCTGCCGGGTCCCGACGTGCTGTGGAGCCCGCGGGTGCTGCTGCTGTGGCTCACCTGGCTCGGCCTTCAGGCGGCTCTCTACCTACTGCCGGCGCGCAAG GTGGCCGAGGGGCTGGAATTGAAGGACAAGAGTCGCCTGCGCTACCCCATTAACG GCTTCCAGGCCCTGGTGCTGACGGCCCTGTTGGTGGGCTTGGCAGTGTCCGCGGGGCTGCCTCTGGGGGCGCTCCCGGAAATGCTCGTGCCCTTGGCGTTTGCGGCCACCCTCACCGCCTTCATCTTCAGCTTCCTTCTCTACCTGAAGGCTCTGGGAGTCCCTCCCTCCGCCCTGGCACCTGGGGGGACCTCAG GCAACCCCATCTACGACTTTTTCCTGGGACGGGAGCTCAACCCGCGCATCTGTTCCTTtgacttcaaatatttctgtGAACTGCGGCCTGGCCTCATCGGCTGG GTCCTCATCAACCTGGCCCTGCTGATGCAGGAAGCGGAACTTCGGGGGAGTCCCTCACTGGCCATGTGGCTGGTCAACGGCTTCCAGCTATTCTATGTGGGTGATGCTCTCTGGCATGAG GAGGCTGTTCTCACCACCATGGACATCACACACGACGGGTTTGGCTTCATGCTGGCCTTTGGGGACCTAGCCTGGGTACCCTTCACTTACAGCCTGCAGGCCCAATTTTTGCTGCATCACCCGCAGCCCCTGGGGTTGCCCATGGCCTCCGCCATCTGTCTCATCAACG CTCTTGGTTACTACATCTTCCGAAGAGCCAATTCCCAGAAGAACACCTTCCGAAAGAATCCTTCTGACCCCAGAGTGGCTG gCCTTGAGACCATCCCCACGGCCACGGGGCGGCAGCTGCTGGTGTCTGGGTGGTGGGGTCTGGTCCGCCACCCCAACTACCTCGGGGACCTCATCATGGCTCTGGCGTGGTCCTTGCCCTGCG ggGTGTCTCACCTGCTGCCCTACTTCTACTTCCTCTACTTCACGGCGCTCCTGGTGCACCGGGAGGCCCGGGATGAACAGCAGTGCCTACAGAAGTACGGCCTGGCCTGGCAGGAGTACTGCCGGCGCGTGCCTTACCGAATCGTGCCCTACGTCTACTGA
- the VPS51 gene encoding vacuolar protein sorting-associated protein 51 homolog isoform X1 codes for MAAVAAGPGPGSGPGDSPEGPEAEAPERRRKAHGMLKLYYGLSEGEAAGRPSGSDPLDPTDLNGAHFDPEVYLDKLRRECPLAQLMDSETDMVRQIRALDSDMQTLVYENYNKFISATDTIRKMKNDFRKMEDEMDRLATNMAVITDFSARISATLQDRHERITKLAGVHALLRKLQFLFELPSRLTKCVELGAYGQAVRYQGRARAVLQQYQHLPSFRAIQDDCQVITARLAQQLRQRFREGGSGAPEQAECVELLLALGEPAEELCEEFLAHARGRLEAELRSLEAELGPSPPAPDVLEFTDRGGSGFVGGLCQVASAYQELFAAQGPAGAEKLAAFARELGGRYFALVERRLAQEQGGGDNSLLVRALDRFHRRLRAPGALLAAAGLAEAATEIVERVARERLGHHLQGLRSAFLGCLTDVRQALAAPRLAGKEGPGLAELLANVASSILSHIKASLAAVHLFTAKEVSFSNKPYFRGEFCSQGVREGLIVGFIRSMCQTAQSFCDSPGEKGGATPPALLLLLSRLCLDYETATISYILTLTDEQFLVQDQSPVTPVSTLCAEARETARRLLTHYVKVQGLVISQMLRKSVETRDWLSTLEPRNVRAVMKRVVEDTTAIDVQVGLLYEEGVRKAQSSDSSKRTFSVYSSSRQQGRYAPSYTPSAPMDTNLLSNIQKLFSERIDVFSPVEFNKVSVLTGIIKISLKTLLECVRLRTFGRFGLQQVQVDCHFLQLYLWRFVADEELVHLLLDEVVASAALRCPDPVPMEPSVVEVICERG; via the exons ATGGCGGCGGTAGCCGCTGGGCCTGGCCCGGGGTCTGGACCCGGGGACTCTCCGGAGGGGCCCGAGGCAGAGGCTCCGGAGCGTCGGCGGAAGGCGCACGGGATGCTAAAGCTTTACTATGGCCTCTCGGAGGGGGAGGCGGCGGGGCGCCCCTCGGGGTCTGACCCCCTGGACCCGACGGATCTCAACGGAGCGCACTTCGACCCGGAAGTGTATCTGGAcaag CTGCGTAGAGAGTGCCCCCTGGCCCAGCTGATGGACAGTGAAACAGACATGGTGCGGCAGATCCGGGCTctagacagcgacatgcagacCCTGGTCTATGAGAACTACAACAAGTTCATCTCAGCCACAG ACACCATCCGGAAGATGAAGAACGACTTCCGGAAGATGGAGGACGAGATGGACCGGCTGGCCACCAACATGGCGGTGATCACCGACTTCAGTGCGCGCATCAGCGCCACCCTGCAGGACCGCCACGAGCGCATCACCAAGCTAGCAG GGGTCCACGCGCTGCTGCGGAAGCTGCAGTTCCTCTTCGAGCTGCCCTCGCGCCTCACCAAGTGCGTGGAGCTGGGCGCCTACGGGCAGGCGGTGCGCTACCAGGGCCGCGCGCGGGCCGTCCTGCAGCAGTACCAGCACCTGCCCTCGTTCCGCGCCATCCAGGATGACTGCCAGGTCATCACGGCTCGCCTGGCTCAGCAGCTGCGGCAGCGCTTCAG GGAGGGCGGCTCCGGCGCCCCCGAGCAGGCAGAGTGCGTGGAGCTGCTGCTGGCCCTGGGCGAGCCAGCGGAGGAGCTGTGTGAGGAGTTCCTGGCGCACGCCCGCGGGCGGCTGGAGGCCGAGCTGCGGAgcctggaggcagagctggggccctCCCCTCCGGCTCCCGACGTCTTAGAGTTCACGGATCGCGGAGGAAGTGGCTTTGTGGGTGGCCTCTGCCAGGTGGCCTCGGCCTACCAGGAGCTCTTTGCGGCCCAGGGCCCGGCGGGTGCCGAGAAGCTGGCAGCCTTCGCCCGGGAGCTGGGTGGCCGCTACTTTGCGCTAGTGGAGCGGCGGCTGGCGCAGGAGCAGGGTGGCGGTGACAACTCCCTGCTGGTGCGGGCGCTGGACCGCTTCCATCGGCGCCTGCGGGCTCCTGGGGCCCTGCTGGCCGCTGCTGGGCTGGCCGAGGCGGCCACGGAGATCGTGGAGCGAGTGGCCCGCGAGCGCCTGGGCCACCACCTGCAGGGCCTGCGGTCAGCCTTCCTGGGTTGCCTGACCGATGTGCGGCAGGCTTTGGCTGCCCCTCGCCTGGCTGGAAAGGAAGGCCCGGGCCTGGCCGAGTTGCTGGCCAACGTGGCCAGCTCCATCCTGAGCCACATCAAGGCCTCGCTGGCAGCTGTGCACCTCTTCACTGCCAAGGAGGTGTCTTTCTCCAACAAGCCCTACTTCCGG GGCGAGTTCTGCAGCCAGGGTGTTCGCGAGGGCCTCATCGTGGGCTTCATCCGCTCCATGTGCCAGACGGCTCAGAGCTTCTGTGATAgccctggggagaaggggggagcCACGCCACCTGCTCTGCTCCTGCTGCTCTCCCGCCTCTGCTTGGACTATGAGACAGCCACAATCTCCTACATCCTCACCCTCACCGATGAACAGTTTCTCGTGCAG GACCAGTCTCCAGTGACCCCCGTGAGCACACTGTGCGCAGAGGCCAGGGAGACGGCGCGGCGGTTACTGACCCACTATGTGAAGGTGCAGGGCCTCGTCATATCACAGATGCTGCGTAAGAGTGTAGAGACACGGGACTGGCTGAGTACCCTGGAGCCCCGGAACGTGCGTGCTGTCATGAAGCGGGTGGTGGAGGACACGACGGCTATCGACGTGCAG GTGGGTCTTCTGTACGAAGAGGGTGTCCGCAAGGCCCAGAGCAGTGACTCCAGCAAAAGGACCTTCTCCGTGTACAGCAGCTCTCGACAGCAGGGCCGCTACGCCCCCAGCTACACGCCCAG TGCCCCAATGGACACCAATCTCTTGAGCAACATCCAGAAGCTGTTCTCTGAACGCATCGACGTGTTCAGCCCTGTGGAGTTCAACAAG GTATCGGTGCTGACCGGCATCATCAAGATCAGCCTGAAGACGCTGCTGGAGTGTGTGCGGCTGCGCACCTTTGGGCGCTTCGGCTTGCAGCAGGTGCAGGTGGACTGTCACTTCCTGCAGCTCTACCTGTGGCGCTTCGTGGCCGACGAGGAGCTTGTGCACCTACTGTTGGATGAAGTGGTGGCCTCAGCCGCCCTGCGCTGCCCGGACCCAGTGCCCATGGAACCCAGTGTCGTCGAGGTCATCTGCGAGCGCGGCTAG
- the VPS51 gene encoding vacuolar protein sorting-associated protein 51 homolog isoform X2 — protein sequence MNFTNRTGLCSQHPDTIRKMKNDFRKMEDEMDRLATNMAVITDFSARISATLQDRHERITKLAGVHALLRKLQFLFELPSRLTKCVELGAYGQAVRYQGRARAVLQQYQHLPSFRAIQDDCQVITARLAQQLRQRFREGGSGAPEQAECVELLLALGEPAEELCEEFLAHARGRLEAELRSLEAELGPSPPAPDVLEFTDRGGSGFVGGLCQVASAYQELFAAQGPAGAEKLAAFARELGGRYFALVERRLAQEQGGGDNSLLVRALDRFHRRLRAPGALLAAAGLAEAATEIVERVARERLGHHLQGLRSAFLGCLTDVRQALAAPRLAGKEGPGLAELLANVASSILSHIKASLAAVHLFTAKEVSFSNKPYFRGEFCSQGVREGLIVGFIRSMCQTAQSFCDSPGEKGGATPPALLLLLSRLCLDYETATISYILTLTDEQFLVQDQSPVTPVSTLCAEARETARRLLTHYVKVQGLVISQMLRKSVETRDWLSTLEPRNVRAVMKRVVEDTTAIDVQVGLLYEEGVRKAQSSDSSKRTFSVYSSSRQQGRYAPSYTPSAPMDTNLLSNIQKLFSERIDVFSPVEFNKVSVLTGIIKISLKTLLECVRLRTFGRFGLQQVQVDCHFLQLYLWRFVADEELVHLLLDEVVASAALRCPDPVPMEPSVVEVICERG from the exons ATGAATTTCACAAACAGAACAGGTCTATGCAGTCAGCACCCAG ACACCATCCGGAAGATGAAGAACGACTTCCGGAAGATGGAGGACGAGATGGACCGGCTGGCCACCAACATGGCGGTGATCACCGACTTCAGTGCGCGCATCAGCGCCACCCTGCAGGACCGCCACGAGCGCATCACCAAGCTAGCAG GGGTCCACGCGCTGCTGCGGAAGCTGCAGTTCCTCTTCGAGCTGCCCTCGCGCCTCACCAAGTGCGTGGAGCTGGGCGCCTACGGGCAGGCGGTGCGCTACCAGGGCCGCGCGCGGGCCGTCCTGCAGCAGTACCAGCACCTGCCCTCGTTCCGCGCCATCCAGGATGACTGCCAGGTCATCACGGCTCGCCTGGCTCAGCAGCTGCGGCAGCGCTTCAG GGAGGGCGGCTCCGGCGCCCCCGAGCAGGCAGAGTGCGTGGAGCTGCTGCTGGCCCTGGGCGAGCCAGCGGAGGAGCTGTGTGAGGAGTTCCTGGCGCACGCCCGCGGGCGGCTGGAGGCCGAGCTGCGGAgcctggaggcagagctggggccctCCCCTCCGGCTCCCGACGTCTTAGAGTTCACGGATCGCGGAGGAAGTGGCTTTGTGGGTGGCCTCTGCCAGGTGGCCTCGGCCTACCAGGAGCTCTTTGCGGCCCAGGGCCCGGCGGGTGCCGAGAAGCTGGCAGCCTTCGCCCGGGAGCTGGGTGGCCGCTACTTTGCGCTAGTGGAGCGGCGGCTGGCGCAGGAGCAGGGTGGCGGTGACAACTCCCTGCTGGTGCGGGCGCTGGACCGCTTCCATCGGCGCCTGCGGGCTCCTGGGGCCCTGCTGGCCGCTGCTGGGCTGGCCGAGGCGGCCACGGAGATCGTGGAGCGAGTGGCCCGCGAGCGCCTGGGCCACCACCTGCAGGGCCTGCGGTCAGCCTTCCTGGGTTGCCTGACCGATGTGCGGCAGGCTTTGGCTGCCCCTCGCCTGGCTGGAAAGGAAGGCCCGGGCCTGGCCGAGTTGCTGGCCAACGTGGCCAGCTCCATCCTGAGCCACATCAAGGCCTCGCTGGCAGCTGTGCACCTCTTCACTGCCAAGGAGGTGTCTTTCTCCAACAAGCCCTACTTCCGG GGCGAGTTCTGCAGCCAGGGTGTTCGCGAGGGCCTCATCGTGGGCTTCATCCGCTCCATGTGCCAGACGGCTCAGAGCTTCTGTGATAgccctggggagaaggggggagcCACGCCACCTGCTCTGCTCCTGCTGCTCTCCCGCCTCTGCTTGGACTATGAGACAGCCACAATCTCCTACATCCTCACCCTCACCGATGAACAGTTTCTCGTGCAG GACCAGTCTCCAGTGACCCCCGTGAGCACACTGTGCGCAGAGGCCAGGGAGACGGCGCGGCGGTTACTGACCCACTATGTGAAGGTGCAGGGCCTCGTCATATCACAGATGCTGCGTAAGAGTGTAGAGACACGGGACTGGCTGAGTACCCTGGAGCCCCGGAACGTGCGTGCTGTCATGAAGCGGGTGGTGGAGGACACGACGGCTATCGACGTGCAG GTGGGTCTTCTGTACGAAGAGGGTGTCCGCAAGGCCCAGAGCAGTGACTCCAGCAAAAGGACCTTCTCCGTGTACAGCAGCTCTCGACAGCAGGGCCGCTACGCCCCCAGCTACACGCCCAG TGCCCCAATGGACACCAATCTCTTGAGCAACATCCAGAAGCTGTTCTCTGAACGCATCGACGTGTTCAGCCCTGTGGAGTTCAACAAG GTATCGGTGCTGACCGGCATCATCAAGATCAGCCTGAAGACGCTGCTGGAGTGTGTGCGGCTGCGCACCTTTGGGCGCTTCGGCTTGCAGCAGGTGCAGGTGGACTGTCACTTCCTGCAGCTCTACCTGTGGCGCTTCGTGGCCGACGAGGAGCTTGTGCACCTACTGTTGGATGAAGTGGTGGCCTCAGCCGCCCTGCGCTGCCCGGACCCAGTGCCCATGGAACCCAGTGTCGTCGAGGTCATCTGCGAGCGCGGCTAG
- the TMEM262 gene encoding cation channel sperm-associated auxiliary subunit TMEM262 isoform X3, translating to MRWRDRLAVLFFPEGMMLTVASLMLFLVHLSVFASDVHNFCVTHHYDRMSFHYTVVLMFSQVIGICWAAMGSLYAEMTDNNAKWSHVLQPPVSGVSGHPIPGGESLRPEDRAEKGEGKGGFGVLIKSVIYFHLPSPLWGGGWEAGDPG from the exons ATGCGGTGGCGGGACCGGCTGGCCGTGCTCTTCTTTCCAGAAGGCATGATGCTCACTGTGGCCTCACTGATGCTCTTCCTTGTACACCTGAGTGTCTTTGCCAGCGACGTGCACAACTTCTGCGTCACCCACCACTACGACCGCATGAGCTTCCACTACACGGTTGTCCTGATG TTCTCCCAGGTGATCGGCATCTGCTGGGCCGCCATGGGGTCACTCTACGCTGAGATGACAGATAACAA TGCTAAATGGAGCCATGTTCTTCAACCGCCTGTCTCTGGAGTTTCTGGCCATCCAATACCGGGAGGAGAGTCACTGAGGCCAGAGGACCGGGCcgagaagggggaaggaaaaggaggcttCGGTGTTTTAATAAAGTCTGTCATTTATTTCCACCTGCCATCTCCtttgtggggaggagggtgggaggctggagacccagggtaA
- the TMEM262 gene encoding cation channel sperm-associated auxiliary subunit TMEM262 isoform X1 produces the protein MRWRDRLAVLFFPEGMMLTVASLMLFLVHLSVFASDVHNFCVTHHYDRMSFHYTVVLMFSQVIGICWAAMGSLYAEMTDNKFLRCFSLTVLMLNGAMFFNRLSLEFLAIQYREESH, from the exons ATGCGGTGGCGGGACCGGCTGGCCGTGCTCTTCTTTCCAGAAGGCATGATGCTCACTGTGGCCTCACTGATGCTCTTCCTTGTACACCTGAGTGTCTTTGCCAGCGACGTGCACAACTTCTGCGTCACCCACCACTACGACCGCATGAGCTTCCACTACACGGTTGTCCTGATG TTCTCCCAGGTGATCGGCATCTGCTGGGCCGCCATGGGGTCACTCTACGCTGAGATGACAGATAACAAGTTTCTTCGGTGCTTTTCCCTGACCGTCCtga TGCTAAATGGAGCCATGTTCTTCAACCGCCTGTCTCTGGAGTTTCTGGCCATCCAATACCGGGAGGAGAGTCACTGA
- the TMEM262 gene encoding cation channel sperm-associated auxiliary subunit TMEM262 isoform X2 produces MRWRDRLAVLFFPEGMMLTVASLMLFLVHLSVFASDVHNFCVTHHYDRMSFHYTFSQVIGICWAAMGSLYAEMTDNKFLRCFSLTVLMLNGAMFFNRLSLEFLAIQYREESH; encoded by the exons ATGCGGTGGCGGGACCGGCTGGCCGTGCTCTTCTTTCCAGAAGGCATGATGCTCACTGTGGCCTCACTGATGCTCTTCCTTGTACACCTGAGTGTCTTTGCCAGCGACGTGCACAACTTCTGCGTCACCCACCACTACGACCGCATGAGCTTCCACTACACG TTCTCCCAGGTGATCGGCATCTGCTGGGCCGCCATGGGGTCACTCTACGCTGAGATGACAGATAACAAGTTTCTTCGGTGCTTTTCCCTGACCGTCCtga TGCTAAATGGAGCCATGTTCTTCAACCGCCTGTCTCTGGAGTTTCTGGCCATCCAATACCGGGAGGAGAGTCACTGA